GACGGAAATGTTGCTAACTTCGGTTTTGGAAGTAATGATCCCAGGCTTTTCTAAACTCGCCATAATGTTCCTCAATGAGGTTTTCAATTTGCTTGATCTGAACTCTTGAACGTTTGTAATTGGTGGCCAACTCTATTTCGGGATCTAGCCAAAACTTGGCTTCGCCATCAGTTAAAGAAACATGAATGTGGACTCGGCTTTCTTCTCTAAAGAAGCAGTAAAAACGATAGGAGCCAAGTTTAAGGACAGTTGGCACGATGTCAGGGTTTGCTACGCGGCAGAGGTAGCAGTGCCAATTTCAACGCTAACAGAGTCAAAGCGGG
This Candidatus Obscuribacterales bacterium DNA region includes the following protein-coding sequences:
- a CDS encoding DUF4160 domain-containing protein translates to MPTVLKLGSYRFYCFFREESRVHIHVSLTDGEAKFWLDPEIELATNYKRSRVQIKQIENLIEEHYGEFRKAWDHYFQNRS